A genomic segment from Juglans regia cultivar Chandler chromosome 14, Walnut 2.0, whole genome shotgun sequence encodes:
- the LOC108996866 gene encoding uncharacterized protein LOC108996866 isoform X3: MVSRKHKRAAMYKKLQLLRSITNSHAQSKTSIILDASKYIEDLKRKIDEMNRNIVVETVQASLPLLKVEAQEKGFVIEVFAERSCCGLLVFILEAFEELGLDVRQARVSCSDRFHLEAIGARDNQGDQEDQIDAQVVKEAVLQAIQCWSETSEQK, translated from the exons atggtTTCTAGGAAGCACAAGAGAGCAGCCATGTACAAGAAGCTGCAACTGCTTCGTTCAATCACCAACTCCCATGCT CAGAGTAAAACCTCGATTATATTAGATGCATCGAAGTACATAGAGGATCTAAAGCGGAAGATAGATGAAATGAATCGAAATATTGTTGTGGAAACTGTCCAAGCTTCGTTGCCCCTG CTTAAGGTAGAAGCCCAAGAAAAGGGTTTTGTGATTGAGGTGTTCGCGGAAAGGAGTTGTTGTGGTTTGCTTGTGTTCATTTTGGAAGCATTTGAAGAGCTGGGCCTTGATGTGCGCCAAGCTAGGGTTTCTTGTTCAGACAGATTTCATTTAGAAGCCATCGGAGCCAGA GATAATCAAGGAGATCAGGAGGACCAGATAGATGCTCAAGTGGTCAAAGAAGCAGTTTTGCAAGCTATTCAATGCTGGAGTGAAACAAGCGAGCAAAAATAA
- the LOC108996866 gene encoding uncharacterized protein LOC108996866 isoform X1 — MVSRKHKRAAMYKKLQLLRSITNSHAQSKTSIILDASKYIEDLKRKIDEMNRNIVVETVQASLPLQLKVEAQEKGFVIEVFAERSCCGLLVFILEAFEELGLDVRQARVSCSDRFHLEAIGARDNQGDQEDQIDAQVVKEAVLQAIQCWSETSEQK; from the exons atggtTTCTAGGAAGCACAAGAGAGCAGCCATGTACAAGAAGCTGCAACTGCTTCGTTCAATCACCAACTCCCATGCT CAGAGTAAAACCTCGATTATATTAGATGCATCGAAGTACATAGAGGATCTAAAGCGGAAGATAGATGAAATGAATCGAAATATTGTTGTGGAAACTGTCCAAGCTTCGTTGCCCCTG CAGCTTAAGGTAGAAGCCCAAGAAAAGGGTTTTGTGATTGAGGTGTTCGCGGAAAGGAGTTGTTGTGGTTTGCTTGTGTTCATTTTGGAAGCATTTGAAGAGCTGGGCCTTGATGTGCGCCAAGCTAGGGTTTCTTGTTCAGACAGATTTCATTTAGAAGCCATCGGAGCCAGA GATAATCAAGGAGATCAGGAGGACCAGATAGATGCTCAAGTGGTCAAAGAAGCAGTTTTGCAAGCTATTCAATGCTGGAGTGAAACAAGCGAGCAAAAATAA
- the LOC108996866 gene encoding uncharacterized protein LOC108996866 isoform X2, protein MVSRKHKRAAMYKKLQLLRSITNSHASKTSIILDASKYIEDLKRKIDEMNRNIVVETVQASLPLQLKVEAQEKGFVIEVFAERSCCGLLVFILEAFEELGLDVRQARVSCSDRFHLEAIGARDNQGDQEDQIDAQVVKEAVLQAIQCWSETSEQK, encoded by the exons atggtTTCTAGGAAGCACAAGAGAGCAGCCATGTACAAGAAGCTGCAACTGCTTCGTTCAATCACCAACTCCCATGCT AGTAAAACCTCGATTATATTAGATGCATCGAAGTACATAGAGGATCTAAAGCGGAAGATAGATGAAATGAATCGAAATATTGTTGTGGAAACTGTCCAAGCTTCGTTGCCCCTG CAGCTTAAGGTAGAAGCCCAAGAAAAGGGTTTTGTGATTGAGGTGTTCGCGGAAAGGAGTTGTTGTGGTTTGCTTGTGTTCATTTTGGAAGCATTTGAAGAGCTGGGCCTTGATGTGCGCCAAGCTAGGGTTTCTTGTTCAGACAGATTTCATTTAGAAGCCATCGGAGCCAGA GATAATCAAGGAGATCAGGAGGACCAGATAGATGCTCAAGTGGTCAAAGAAGCAGTTTTGCAAGCTATTCAATGCTGGAGTGAAACAAGCGAGCAAAAATAA
- the LOC108996866 gene encoding uncharacterized protein LOC108996866 isoform X4: MLNWPLSMENYVGGNCKTSKTSIILDASKYIEDLKRKIDEMNRNIVVETVQASLPLQLKVEAQEKGFVIEVFAERSCCGLLVFILEAFEELGLDVRQARVSCSDRFHLEAIGARDNQGDQEDQIDAQVVKEAVLQAIQCWSETSEQK; encoded by the exons ATGCT AAACTGGCCTCTTTCAATGGAGAATTATGTGGGAGGAAACTGCAAAACG AGTAAAACCTCGATTATATTAGATGCATCGAAGTACATAGAGGATCTAAAGCGGAAGATAGATGAAATGAATCGAAATATTGTTGTGGAAACTGTCCAAGCTTCGTTGCCCCTG CAGCTTAAGGTAGAAGCCCAAGAAAAGGGTTTTGTGATTGAGGTGTTCGCGGAAAGGAGTTGTTGTGGTTTGCTTGTGTTCATTTTGGAAGCATTTGAAGAGCTGGGCCTTGATGTGCGCCAAGCTAGGGTTTCTTGTTCAGACAGATTTCATTTAGAAGCCATCGGAGCCAGA GATAATCAAGGAGATCAGGAGGACCAGATAGATGCTCAAGTGGTCAAAGAAGCAGTTTTGCAAGCTATTCAATGCTGGAGTGAAACAAGCGAGCAAAAATAA
- the LOC108996854 gene encoding protein NUCLEAR FUSION DEFECTIVE 4 produces MSSRTLQWLSLVGIIWLQSINGTNSNFPAYSSQLKHLLSMSQLQLNNLAFASDAGKLLGWFSGVATIYLPLWLVLIIGSSLGLLGYGLQYLFLTDRISSLSYGHIFVLTVVAGNSICWINTVCYVVAIRNFPSDYRQIAVGLTTSYLGLSAKIYTDIVDAAFSSSPIERAKAYLLLNSILPMIVCVIAAPLARELDVGRPRNMGVGIITMFVITMATGVYAVISSLQSISGKLSPSSHAIGTGVFLLAPLVVPVAEKIIESVRKIDVNAERKKRKVFHFTIEESESEERVDQDWVKDRKEVGEVGDESGDAKKMESGRLKEIRGEAGEVLEIGVKEEIGVKEMLKRLNFWLYFLVYFFGATLGLVFLNNLGQIAESRGYSGTSSLVSLSSSFGFFGRLIPSFVDYNFSRTKYTMSRQASIVALMAPTAGAFFLLVNNSNLSLHMSTATIGVCCGAITSIAVSTTTELFGTKNFSVNHNVVVANIPIGSFLFGYMAAILYHKEGNEDGKCMGMECYRITFITWGSFCLLGTFLALILYARTRKFYSQKV; encoded by the exons ATGTCTTCGAGAACTCTTCAATGGCTGAGCCTTGTTGGCATCATATGGCTTCAGTCCATCAATGGAACAAACTCCAACTTCCCTGCTTATTCATCCCAGCTCAAGCATCTACTTTCCATGTCACAGCTGCAACTTAACAACCTTGCCTTCGCCTCAGATGCAGGAAAACTCTTGGGTTGGTTTTCTGGCGTTGCAACTATTTATCTCCCCCTTTGGCTTGTTCTCATTATTGGATCTTCTCTCGGGTTGCTTGGTTATGGGTTGCAGTATCTTTTCTTGACGGACCGAATTTCTTCTCTGTCATATGGGCATATTTTTGTGCTGACTGTTGTGGCAGGAAATAGTATTTGCTGGATCAACACCGTTTGTTACGTTGTTGCCATTCGGAATTTCCCATCTGATTATCGCCAGATTGCGGTGGGATTAACGACTAGCTACCTAGGACTAAGTGCAAAGATTTACACAGATATTGTAGATGCtgccttttcttcttcccccaTTGAAAGAGCTAAAGCCTATCTCCTTCTGAATTCCATCTTACCTATGATAGTTTGTGTTATAGCTGCACCACTAGCCAGAGAACTTGATGTTGGAAGGCCAAGAAACATGGGAGTTGGGATCATAACAATGTTTGTGATAACAATGGCAACTGGGGTCTATGCTGTAATCAGTAGTTTGCAGTCGATATCAGGTAAATTATCGCCATCCAGCCATGCCATTGGTACCGGTGTGTTCTTATTGGCTCCACTAGTAGTTCCAGTTGCCGAGAAAATTATAGAATCAGTAAGAAAAATCGATGTAAAcgcagaaaggaaaaaaagaaaagtgtttcattttactatagaggagagtgaaagtgaaGAACGAGTGGATCAGGATTGGGTAAAAGACAGAAAGGAAGTTGGTGAAGTTGGTGACGAGAGTGGTGATGcaaaaaaaatggagagtgGCCGGTTAAAAGAGATCAGAGGGGAAGCGGGTGAAGTTCTTGAGATTGGTGTTAAAGAGGAGATTGGAGTGAAGGAGATGCTGAAAAGATTGAATTTCTGGTTATATTTCTTGGTTTATTTCTTCGGTGCAACGTTGGGGCTGGTGTTTCTGAACAACTTGGGGCAAATAGCCGAGTCCCGTGGGTATTCTGGGACGTCTTCTTTGGTTTCTTTATCATCTTCGTTTGGGTTTTTCGGCCGTCTCATACCGTCCTTTGTGGACTACAACTTCTCAAG GACTAAGTATACGATGTCAAGACAAGCCTCAATTGTAGCATTAATGGCGCCAACGGCAGGAGCTTTCTTCCTACTTGTCAACAATTCCAACCTGTCACTCCACATGAGCACTGCCACCATAGGAGTGTGTTGCGGAGCAATTACTTCCATTGCCGTATCCACAACCACCGAACTTTTCGGGACAAAAAATTTCTCAGTAAATCATAATGTGGTGGTTGCAAATATACCAATAGGATCCTTTCTCTTTGGTTACATGGCAGCCATTCTTTACCACAAGGAAGGAAATGAAGATGGGAAATGCATGGGGATGGAATGCTACAGAATCACTTTCATCACCTGGGGTTCTTTTTGTTTGCTCGGAACTTTTCTTGCGTTAATTCTATACGCTCGAACTAGAAAGTTTTATTCGCAAAAAgtttag